A region of Haliotis asinina isolate JCU_RB_2024 chromosome 9, JCU_Hal_asi_v2, whole genome shotgun sequence DNA encodes the following proteins:
- the LOC137295557 gene encoding uncharacterized protein, with the protein MTVDKVCLGWLPLLCLLIPPAQTAAVSVGTDGSDVTVLLVMLVSVAITAGLVVLLLMCMDCYNSEVDSRSHPACGGHHTVGGNYPTSTSQVNEAVLQSSIRNNGYHTGSSDNSPLPYSLSPSNVPTSSGFRGYQSDTVPSCAAPLLNSNTGSAGGGGQVRAGTHFNPLEPNEPPPSYGEAVRYN; encoded by the exons ATGACAGTTGATAAG GTATGTCTGGGTTGGCTGCCTCTTCTGTGTCTCCTTATCCCTCCTGCCCAGACAGCTGCAGTATCAG TGGGCACTGACGGGAGTGATGTGACAGTGCTGTTGGTGATGTTGGTGTCAGTGGCCATCACAGCTGGACTTGTGGTGCTGCTGCTGATGTGTATGGACTGCTACAATTCAGAGGTAGACAGCAGGTCCCACCCTGCCTGTGGAGGTCATCACACAGTGGGGGGGAACTACCCCACCTCTACCAGTCAAGTTAACGAGGCAGTCTTACAGTCATCAATCCGAAACAATGGCTACCATACGGGATCCTCAGACAATTCCCCTCTTCCATACTCGCTTTCTCCAAGTAATGTTCCAACAAGCAGCGGTTTCCGTGGTTATCAGAGTGACACTGTTCCAAGCTGTGCAGCACCATTATTGAACAGCAATACAGGATCTGCTGGAGGTGGTGGTCAAGTGAGAGCAGGGACACACTTCAACCCCCTGGAACCaaatgagccaccaccatcttaTGGTGAAGCTGTGCGATATAACTGA